CAGTTGCTCGAGGACGGCAAGGCGACCTTCAACGATGAGAACGGCGAGGCCGTCGCGGACTTCTGGGCCACCATGTACTCGGAGAAGCTGGCAGGCACGGAGCAGTACAACGGCGACGCCTTCGCCGACAAGCAGTCGGCCATGTCGATCGTGGGGCCCTGGGCCATCGCGGTCTACGGGGACAGCGTGAACTGGGGCTCGGTGCCCGTTCCCACGAAGGACGGGATGGACCCGTCCGAGGTCTACACCTTCAGCGACGCGAAGAACATCGGCATGTTCACCGCCTGCAAGAACCAGGCCACGGCGTGGGACGTGCTGAAGTTCTCCACGAGCGAGGAGCAGGACGGCAAGTGGCTCGAGGCCACCGGCCAGATGCCGCTGCGCCAGGACCTGACAGGGACGTACCCCGACTACTTCTCGGCGAACCCGGCCTACGAGCAGTTCGGCGACCAGGCGGCGCGCACCGTCGAGGTGCCCAACGTGCCCAACTCGGTCGAGATCTGGCAGGAGTTCCGTGACGGGTACTCCAAGGCCGTGATCTTCGGCGAGGAGGACGTGTCGACCTTCCTGAAGGATGCGGCCGACAAGGCCGACTCCCTCGCCTCGCAGGGCTGAGGAGCTCCGAGATGACTGCGGTCAGCACTCCGCCGCCCCGGGTGGCGACGAGCGATGGGGCGGATGCCGCGCCCCAGCGCCGCCGCCGCCGGTGGCTCGGCGAGAATCCCCTCGGGCTCGTGTTCAGCGCGCCATACCTGGTGTTCGTGCTCGTCGTGTTCGCGTACCCGATCGTCTTCGCCGTGTGGATGTCGTTCCAGGACTACTTCTTCGCGGCTCCGGGCGCCGTCGTCGACCGGCCGTTCGTCGGCTTCGCGAACTACGTCGCGGTGCTGCAGGACCCGAAGGTCTGGCAGTCCTTCGGCAACGTCGGCATCTTCCTGCTCATCAACGTGCCGCTCACGGTCGTGTTCTCGCTGCTGCTCGCCTACGGCCTGAACACCATCGTGCATGCCGGCATCTTCTTCCGGATCAGCTACTACGTGCCGTACGTCACCGCCTCGGTGGCCATCGTGGCCGTGTGGCTGTTCCTGTTCAGCGGCGACGGGCTCGTGAACCACCTGCTCGGACCGCTCGCGCCCGATCCGTCGTGGCTCGTGAACTCGTCTTTGGCCATGCCGACGATCGCCCTCTTCGTCACGTGGAAGGGCATGGCGTTCTACATCCTCCTCTACCTCGCCGCGCTGCAGAACGTGTCGAAGGAGCTCTACGAGGCGGCATCCGTCGACGGAGCGGGCCGGGTGCGCAAGTTCTTCTCGGTCACCGTGCCGGGCGTGCGTCCCGCGACGTTCCTCGTGCTGCTGCTGGCGACCATCACGGGGGCGAACCTGTTCACCGAGCCCTACCTGCTCACCGGGGGCGGCGGGCCCAACGGCGCCTCGTCGTCGCCCGTGCTGTTGATGTACCAGAAGGGCATCGAGCAGGGGAATCCCGATGTCGCGTCCGCCATCGGCGTGATCCTCATCATCCTCGTGCTGCTGATCGCGTGGATCCAGCGCACCTTCGTGGGAAAGGAAGACTGATGTCCCATCCCGATCTTCCGGTGAACACCGACACCGTCGCGATGGTGACCGAGCGCCGCCACTCGCGGCGCACGCACAACCCGAACGAGGCCGGCCGCGGGCGGAAGGTGCTGCTGTACGTGGTGCTCGCGCTCGGCGCGTTCACGTTCCTGTTCCCGTTCTACTACATGGTCGTCGGCTCCCTGCAGGCGAAGGTCGACCCATCGGTTGCGGGGGCGTTCCCCGAGCCGGGGAACATCACGATGGACAACTACGTCGCGATCAACGAGCGCATCAACCTGCTGCAGGGCCTCGTGAACTCGGGCATCTTCACGGGCGGCGTGCTGATCGGCACCGTCGTCTTCGGCGTGCTCGCGGGCTACGCGCTGGCGATCCTGCACTGGCGCGGTCGCGGCGTCGTGTTCGCGCTCGCGCTCCTCGTGCAGGTGGTGCCCTTCCAGCTGCTGATGATCCCGCTGTACGTGATGATCGCGCGCGACTTCGGCCTGGCCGACACGTACGGCGGCATGATCCTGCCGTTCTTCATCAACTCGACGGCGGTGATCATCTTCCGGCAGTACTTCCTGCAGTTGCCCAAGGAGCTCTGGGAGGCGGCCCGCATCGACGGCGCCGGCGAGTTGCGGGTGCTGTGGAGCGTGGCGCTCCCACTGGTGCGCCCGGCGGTGCTGACGACGATCATCCTCACCTTCATCGGACCGTGGAACGAGTTCCTGTGGCCGTTCCTCATCACGAAGGAGGCGGCGCTGCAGCCGCTCGCGGTGTCGCTCGCCAACTTCATCTCGAACATCGCGGCGTCGACCTCGAACCCGTTCGGGGCGATGATGGCCGGCGCGGTGGTGCTGTCCATTCCGGCGATCGTCCTGTTCCTGTTCTTCCAGCGCTACTTCGTCTCGACGGATCTCGGCTCGAGCGTGAAGGGATGACGATGGATGCCGCAACCGTGCCCTACTCGCTGACGCGGGTCGGGGTCGTGATGACGCCGCATCCCGACCAGCCCTTCGAGGCAGAGGGGGTCCTGAACCCCGGGTCGGGCCGCACGCCCGACGGGACGTTGTACCTGCTGCCGCGCCTGGTGGCGGCGGGCAACGTGTCCCGTGTGGGCCTGGCCCGCGTGGTGATCGAGGACGGCGTGCCCGTCGGCGTCGAGCGCGAAGGCGTCGTGCTCGAGCCCGACCGTGGATGGGAGCGGGGCGTCGGCAATGCCGGCGTCGAGGACCCGCGCGTCACGTGGATGGGGGTGCTCGGGCTCCACGTGATGACGTACGTGGCGTACGGGCCGCTCGGCCCCCGCACCGCGATCGCCGTCTCGCCCGACCTGCGCGAGTGGCGACGGCTGGGACCGGTGCTGTTCGCCTACGACGACGCGCTCGACATGGACCTGAACCTGTTCCACAACAAGGACACGACGTTCTTCCCCGAGCCCGTGACGGCGCCTGACGGCACCCCGAGCCTCGCCGTGCTGCACCGGCCGATGTGGGACCTCAGCGAGACGAAGCCGGGGCAGGGCGTGCGCGTCCCCGCTGGGGTGAGCGACACCCGGCAGTCGATCTGGATCAGCTACGTGCCGCTCGACCGGGTGATCGACGACGTGTCGGCGATCACGCTCTGGGAGCAGCATCGGTTCGTCGCCGGCCCGCAGTACGCGTTCGAGGAACTGAAGATCGGCGGCGGGCCGCCGCCGCTGCGGGTCCCGGAGGGCTGGCTGCTGCTGCACCACGGGGTCACCGGCAAGCTCGAGAGCGCCTTCTCCCAGCAGCAGCACGTGAACTACGCGGCGGGCGCGATGCTGCTCGACGCCGACGACCCGAGCACCGTGCTCGCCCGCACCCGCGAGCCGATCCTCGCGCCCGAGACCGAGGAGGAGCGCAGCGGCATCGTGCCGAACGTGGTCTTCCCCACGGCGATCGAGGAGATCGACGGCGTGCACTACGTCTTCTACGGAATGGCCGATTCGAAGATCGGGGCGGCCCGCCTCGACCGCACCGGAGGAGGAGCGGAATGACCAGGACACACGTGGCGGCCTGGGTGGCCGCCGTCGCGCTCGCGGCGGGAGCGATCGGCGGGGCGGCGCCGGCCGTCGCGGCGATGCCGAGCGGGGTGCCGGCCGCGGTGCCGGCCGCGCCGGCGGCATCCGCGCCGCTCACGAATCTCGCGCACCTCGACTTCCTCATGGACACCGCGACCCCGGCCGAGGTGCCGGGCCACACGACCTACCGGCTCGCCGAGGAGCCCGACCTCACCATGCCGTGGACCTACGCCGATGCGCGACCCGGCGGCACGTTCGAGCGGGTCGGCGGCGGCAGCCCGGTCGACCCCGTGACGGGCCACTGGAAGCAGGGCGCGTACAACGCCGACGACATCGCGCGGGCGGCGGTCGTCTACCTGCGGCACTGGCAGCTGACGGATGCCGCGACGAGCCGCGACACCGCCTACGAGCTGCTGCGCTCGCTGGCCTACCTGCAGACCGTCGACGGCCCGAACGCGGGCAACGTGGTGCTCTGGATGCAGCCCGACGGGCAGCTCAACCCGAGCCCCGTGGTCGTCGAGCTGCCCGACCCGTCGGACTCCGGGCCGAGCTACTGGCTCGCCCGAGCGCTCTGGGCGTTCGGCGAGGGCTACGCGGCCTTCGCGGCCGACGGCGCCGACCCGGCGTTCACGGCCTTCCTCGGTGAGCGGATGTCGCTCGCCCGCGAGGCGGTCGATCGGCAGGTGCTCACGCGCTACGGCCAGTACGGCACGGCTGACGGCATGCGGGTGCCGCTCTGGTTGATCGTCGACGGAGCGGATGCCAGTGCCGAGGCGGTGCTCGGACTCGCGGCCTACGTGCAGGCGGCCCCCGACGACGCGGCCGCGGCGGAGTCGCTGCGGATGCTCGCCGAGGGCATCGCGGTCATGTCGGCCGGCGATGTGGACTCCTGGCCCTACGGCGCGATCCTGCCCTGGGCGAAGTCGCGATCGATGTGGCACGCCTGGGCGTCGCAGATGCCGGCGGCGCTCGCCGTGGCATCCGAGGTGCTCGGCGACGGGTCGCTGCTCGAACCGGCACTGCTCGACTCCTCCTCGTTCACGCCGACGCTGCTCACGGCGGGCGGGCCGGACAACGGGTGGTTCCCGACGCCGGCCGACCGGGTGCAGATCGCCTACGGCGCCGACTCGCGGGTGCAGTCGCTGCTGGCCGTCGCCGACGCGTCGGGGTCGACCGGCTTCGCGGAGCTCGCGGCCATCCAGGCGGCCTGGTTCTTCGGCGCCAACCGTGCGGGCGAGGCCGTGTACGACCCGGCGACGGGCGTCACGTACGACGGCATCCAGCCCGACGGCGCCATCAACCGCAACAGCGGCGCCGAGAGCACCATCCACGGCTTGCTGACCATGCTCGCGCTCGACGCACGGCCCGACCTGGCCGAGCGCGCGACCTCCGTCAATGGGATCGTCTCGCGGCACGGACTCACCACGGTCGAGGCCGAGGCGGCCGCATCGACGACCGGCGAGGTCGTGACACCCGCGTCGGCCTGGACGGAGGAGTCGCTGTACTCCGGCTCGACGCTCGTGCTCGACCGCCGCGAGACGGCGACGTGGGACCTGGGCACCGACACCGTCGACCGCTCGGTCGAACCCGTGGCGTGGATCCCCGAAGACGGCTCGGGTCGCTCGATCTGGAAGAGCGACGGCACGGGTGCCGGCACGCTCGACGGCCGCGGCGAGCCGCAGGGCATCAGTCCCGTGCCGGGCGTGCTCCTGCCGCGGAACCTCCAGGTGGGCGTCGCTG
This DNA window, taken from Agromyces sp. 3263, encodes the following:
- a CDS encoding sugar ABC transporter permease; the encoded protein is MTAVSTPPPRVATSDGADAAPQRRRRRWLGENPLGLVFSAPYLVFVLVVFAYPIVFAVWMSFQDYFFAAPGAVVDRPFVGFANYVAVLQDPKVWQSFGNVGIFLLINVPLTVVFSLLLAYGLNTIVHAGIFFRISYYVPYVTASVAIVAVWLFLFSGDGLVNHLLGPLAPDPSWLVNSSLAMPTIALFVTWKGMAFYILLYLAALQNVSKELYEAASVDGAGRVRKFFSVTVPGVRPATFLVLLLATITGANLFTEPYLLTGGGGPNGASSSPVLLMYQKGIEQGNPDVASAIGVILIILVLLIAWIQRTFVGKED
- a CDS encoding carbohydrate ABC transporter permease, translating into MSHPDLPVNTDTVAMVTERRHSRRTHNPNEAGRGRKVLLYVVLALGAFTFLFPFYYMVVGSLQAKVDPSVAGAFPEPGNITMDNYVAINERINLLQGLVNSGIFTGGVLIGTVVFGVLAGYALAILHWRGRGVVFALALLVQVVPFQLLMIPLYVMIARDFGLADTYGGMILPFFINSTAVIIFRQYFLQLPKELWEAARIDGAGELRVLWSVALPLVRPAVLTTIILTFIGPWNEFLWPFLITKEAALQPLAVSLANFISNIAASTSNPFGAMMAGAVVLSIPAIVLFLFFQRYFVSTDLGSSVKG
- a CDS encoding glycosidase yields the protein MDAATVPYSLTRVGVVMTPHPDQPFEAEGVLNPGSGRTPDGTLYLLPRLVAAGNVSRVGLARVVIEDGVPVGVEREGVVLEPDRGWERGVGNAGVEDPRVTWMGVLGLHVMTYVAYGPLGPRTAIAVSPDLREWRRLGPVLFAYDDALDMDLNLFHNKDTTFFPEPVTAPDGTPSLAVLHRPMWDLSETKPGQGVRVPAGVSDTRQSIWISYVPLDRVIDDVSAITLWEQHRFVAGPQYAFEELKIGGGPPPLRVPEGWLLLHHGVTGKLESAFSQQQHVNYAAGAMLLDADDPSTVLARTREPILAPETEEERSGIVPNVVFPTAIEEIDGVHYVFYGMADSKIGAARLDRTGGGAE